In a genomic window of Porphyromonadaceae bacterium W3.11:
- a CDS encoding diacylglycerol kinase family lipid kinase, whose product MKYLLICNPHSGTKKNSSALIKKVCHRIESEGHQVELVETQSEGHGYELAKAALDTDVDVIVAVGGDGTVNEVAKALVGSNKILGILPNGSGNGLARELCISLDPTKAVESLLDHKVMKMDTCTANDDPFFVTCGIGFDGKVSENFATSETRGLPAYVKEVLNVFMKYEASDFKLLIDGREVTARALLIAVANASQYGFNAFIAPDASMVDGLLDVTIIRELPQTDAPKVVVQLFSKDITQNEYVRTYRGKEIILSSNRLLPYHIDGEPKKPTERLKITVVPGSLNVIQGKESDREKNLFDFFNSITNGFQDIAQGIRKIFS is encoded by the coding sequence ATGAAGTACTTACTGATATGTAACCCCCACTCAGGGACGAAGAAAAACTCTTCAGCCTTGATTAAAAAAGTATGTCATCGAATTGAAAGTGAAGGCCATCAAGTAGAGCTTGTGGAGACTCAATCGGAGGGGCACGGATACGAACTGGCAAAGGCTGCCCTTGATACTGATGTTGATGTTATCGTAGCTGTAGGCGGAGATGGTACCGTTAACGAGGTAGCAAAAGCATTAGTAGGATCTAATAAGATATTAGGAATCCTGCCAAATGGTAGTGGAAATGGTCTTGCTCGTGAATTATGTATCTCACTTGACCCCACGAAGGCAGTCGAGTCTCTTCTTGATCACAAAGTCATGAAGATGGATACCTGCACAGCTAATGACGACCCTTTCTTTGTAACCTGCGGCATCGGTTTTGATGGCAAGGTATCCGAAAATTTCGCAACAAGTGAGACCCGCGGACTGCCTGCTTACGTTAAGGAAGTCCTAAACGTCTTTATGAAGTACGAAGCCAGCGACTTCAAACTCCTCATTGATGGACGTGAAGTAACAGCTAGGGCCCTACTTATAGCCGTCGCAAATGCATCGCAATATGGATTTAATGCTTTTATTGCTCCAGATGCATCAATGGTCGATGGTCTATTGGACGTAACCATTATTAGAGAACTGCCCCAGACGGATGCTCCTAAGGTAGTCGTACAGCTTTTCTCAAAAGATATCACACAGAATGAGTATGTCAGGACATATAGAGGAAAAGAGATCATACTTTCTTCCAATAGACTACTCCCCTACCATATTGATGGTGAACCAAAGAAACCTACTGAACGACTAAAGATCACCGTAGTCCCGGGATCTCTGAATGTCATTCAAGGTAAAGAATCAGATAGAGAAAAAAACCTTTTCGACTTCTTCAATAGTATAACAAATGGATTCCAAGACATTGCTCAAGGGATCAGAAAAATATTTTCATAA
- the yihA gene encoding ribosome biogenesis GTP-binding protein YihA/YsxC, with the protein MIINSATFITSSLEVAQCPTDGKIEFAFIGRSNVGKSSLINMLTGVNGLAKTSQTPGKTQLINHFLINNQFYIVDLPGYGYAKVPKQVKQTFGTMIASYIYERRELANLFILVDIRHDPMKIDLDFINDMGEHGVPFSIIFTKADKLSKRALSVNVQKYKDKLLEVWEELPPIFVTSSEKGYGREEVTEYMNEILNAL; encoded by the coding sequence ATGATTATAAATAGTGCAACATTCATAACAAGTAGCTTAGAAGTAGCTCAGTGTCCCACGGATGGGAAGATAGAATTTGCGTTCATAGGCCGCTCTAACGTAGGTAAATCATCCCTTATCAATATGCTAACTGGCGTAAATGGATTAGCTAAAACCTCACAAACGCCAGGTAAAACACAGCTTATTAATCACTTCCTGATTAATAATCAATTCTACATTGTAGACCTCCCTGGATATGGCTATGCCAAAGTGCCAAAGCAAGTGAAACAAACCTTCGGTACCATGATAGCCTCATATATATATGAGAGAAGAGAGTTAGCAAATCTCTTCATCCTAGTAGATATTCGGCATGACCCAATGAAAATAGACCTAGACTTCATCAATGATATGGGTGAGCATGGGGTCCCATTCTCCATTATCTTTACAAAAGCCGACAAACTCAGTAAGAGAGCTCTCTCCGTCAATGTCCAAAAGTACAAAGATAAGCTACTAGAGGTCTGGGAAGAGCTACCCCCTATTTTTGTAACATCATCAGAGAAAGGTTATGGCAGAGAAGAGGTTACAGAGTATATGAACGAGATATTAAATGCATTGTAA
- a CDS encoding IS256 family transposase, translating into MQFKEILSNVMTEPNGVGRLMELIIEIAMQGERELYKEDSGDVSNGYRPRRIFASGNMLELRVPRTRQQGFMPLILGVLKDQEKEMGELAGYLYSCGNTMEDISGVFERLYGKRYSTSQINRLSLSTQEAVEEWRQRRLPRTLEALVIDATYLPVRRGESVSKEAFFVVMSLDSEGRRDIVGVYNNPTEGSGIWGEFFEDLKSRGLEEVGLIISDGLNNIEEVAREHFTEVEVQLCTVHLQREITRKIRPRDKSAIASDLQEVFSKDGSRSSPLDGLESFKNFAFRWRKSYPFLTKIANGQRIEYYFTYLKYDVSVRKYIHSTNWIERFNRQVKKGARYKCALPSVESALHLIGSIAINANYLKKRIGDLTLGLRKNNEK; encoded by the coding sequence ATGCAATTTAAGGAAATTCTATCAAACGTGATGACAGAGCCAAATGGAGTTGGTCGTTTAATGGAGTTAATCATCGAAATAGCGATGCAAGGGGAGAGGGAACTGTATAAAGAAGATAGTGGCGATGTGAGCAATGGATACCGCCCCCGTCGCATCTTTGCGAGTGGTAATATGCTAGAATTACGAGTACCCCGAACTCGACAGCAGGGCTTCATGCCCTTGATTTTAGGCGTTCTCAAAGATCAAGAGAAAGAGATGGGAGAACTAGCAGGTTATCTATATAGCTGCGGTAATACGATGGAGGATATCTCTGGAGTATTCGAGCGTTTGTATGGTAAACGTTATAGTACGAGTCAAATCAATCGTCTCTCCTTATCGACCCAAGAAGCAGTAGAAGAGTGGCGTCAAAGACGTCTACCGAGGACTTTAGAGGCACTTGTTATCGATGCTACATATCTTCCTGTACGGAGAGGAGAAAGTGTGAGCAAGGAGGCATTTTTTGTAGTGATGAGTTTAGATAGCGAAGGACGTCGAGACATCGTGGGTGTCTATAATAATCCAACAGAGGGAAGCGGCATCTGGGGCGAGTTTTTTGAGGATCTAAAAAGCCGAGGACTCGAAGAGGTAGGACTAATCATTTCAGACGGGTTGAATAACATTGAAGAGGTTGCACGTGAGCACTTTACAGAAGTGGAAGTCCAGCTCTGCACGGTGCATCTACAGCGAGAAATAACTCGAAAGATACGCCCTCGAGATAAGTCAGCCATCGCAAGTGATCTACAGGAGGTCTTTAGTAAAGACGGCTCAAGAAGCTCACCTTTAGATGGCCTAGAGAGCTTTAAAAACTTTGCGTTCAGATGGCGTAAGAGCTATCCTTTTCTCACAAAAATAGCTAACGGTCAGAGGATAGAGTATTACTTCACATACCTAAAATACGACGTCAGTGTTCGCAAGTACATTCATAGTACTAACTGGATAGAACGCTTCAATAGACAGGTAAAGAAAGGGGCTCGATATAAATGTGCATTACCTAGCGTAGAATCCGCTCTACACTTGATAGGTAGTATTGCAATCAATGCAAACTATCTGAAGAAAAGAATAGGAGATCTAACTCTTGGACTTAGGAAGAACAATGAAAAGTAA
- the trpS gene encoding tryptophan--tRNA ligase: MEIVLSGIRPTGNLHLGNYFGAVRSFLKMQEEYKCYFFIADWHSLTTHPHPDNIIRNTHTILAEYLACGIDPEKATIYVQSDVKDVLELYLYLNMNAYLGELERTTSFKDKARQQPNNVNAGLLTYPTLMAADILMHRAHKVPVGQDQEQNMEMARKFARRFNQIYDVDFFPEPKSFSFGKEALKIPGLDGSGKMGKSEGNAIYLMDDEKTIKKKVMKAVTDSGPTEPNSPKPVTIQNLFTFLDIVSTPDVYQHFEEQYNNCSIRYGDLKKQLAEDINNFCAPIREKILDLKENKEYLEKVAKMGAEQARENARKTVEEVREIIGFPPMR, encoded by the coding sequence ATGGAAATTGTATTGAGTGGCATTCGTCCAACAGGAAATTTACACTTAGGGAATTATTTTGGAGCGGTTAGAAGCTTTTTAAAGATGCAGGAAGAGTACAAGTGTTACTTCTTCATTGCAGACTGGCACTCATTAACGACCCATCCACATCCTGATAATATTATAAGGAATACGCATACCATCCTAGCAGAGTATCTAGCATGTGGTATCGATCCTGAGAAGGCAACAATCTATGTACAGAGTGATGTCAAAGATGTCCTAGAGCTCTATTTATATCTTAATATGAATGCTTATCTTGGTGAACTAGAGCGAACAACCTCGTTCAAGGATAAAGCTAGACAACAGCCTAATAACGTGAATGCTGGCTTACTCACCTACCCCACTCTCATGGCAGCGGATATTCTGATGCATAGAGCACATAAGGTCCCTGTAGGTCAGGATCAAGAGCAAAATATGGAAATGGCAAGAAAGTTTGCTCGCCGCTTTAATCAGATATATGATGTTGACTTTTTCCCGGAGCCAAAATCTTTTAGCTTTGGCAAAGAGGCCTTGAAGATACCAGGGCTTGATGGCTCAGGCAAAATGGGTAAGAGTGAAGGCAATGCCATCTACCTTATGGACGATGAAAAGACAATCAAGAAAAAGGTGATGAAGGCTGTCACAGATTCTGGACCTACCGAACCCAATAGTCCTAAGCCGGTAACTATTCAAAATCTATTTACGTTCCTTGACATTGTGTCCACCCCTGATGTGTACCAACATTTCGAGGAGCAGTATAATAACTGTAGCATACGCTATGGAGACTTAAAGAAACAATTGGCAGAGGATATCAATAACTTCTGTGCTCCTATCCGCGAAAAGATTCTTGATCTCAAAGAGAATAAGGAATACCTCGAAAAGGTGGCAAAAATGGGAGCAGAACAGGCCAGAGAAAACGCGAGGAAGACGGTAGAAGAAGTTAGAGAAATCATAGGGTTTCCACCTATGAGATAA
- a CDS encoding DUF3127 domain-containing protein: MNDNLVISGKVIRIMDMISGESKRNPGKMWQKQEYVIETYANYPRQVCFGIFGEDKIRNANIQLGEDITIQFEINSREYNGRWYTNIDAINVMHGAGFQAPQADPYAQGNGYQNPSNPYQQQQQMPSTNNNFGGKDNGDDLPF, from the coding sequence ATGAATGACAATTTAGTAATCAGCGGAAAAGTGATAAGGATCATGGATATGATCTCTGGAGAAAGTAAAAGAAATCCAGGAAAGATGTGGCAAAAGCAAGAATATGTCATCGAAACTTATGCCAACTATCCAAGACAAGTATGTTTTGGTATTTTTGGAGAAGATAAGATTAGAAATGCTAACATCCAATTAGGAGAAGATATTACAATTCAATTCGAGATCAATAGCCGCGAATACAACGGAAGATGGTACACCAATATTGACGCTATCAATGTAATGCACGGTGCGGGCTTCCAAGCTCCTCAAGCTGATCCATATGCTCAAGGCAATGGGTATCAAAACCCCTCTAACCCTTACCAACAGCAGCAACAGATGCCATCTACCAATAACAACTTTGGTGGCAAGGATAATGGTGACGACTTGCCATTCTAA
- a CDS encoding IS982 family transposase, whose amino-acid sequence MTTNILESFCIIDDFSIQFDRVVAENAIEQGGKKRRNRKSRLSDSEVMTILILFHMSRYRDLKSFYLKYVQVHLKSEFPQTVSYNRFVELQTKVGLKLVMFLNMCCLGKCTGVSFIDSTPLRSCHIKRERTHKTMKGWAQKGRSTMGWFYGFKLHLVINDKGEIITYQITPGNTDDRAPLKDDSFSKKLFGKLIADRGYISKSLFDKLFIDDIHLITKLKKNMKNALMHIHDKILLRKRAIIETVNDLLKNVCQIEHTRHRSVNNFVVNLVSGLLAYNLMPKKPSLNLEIIDKEALAIVS is encoded by the coding sequence ATGACAACAAATATACTAGAATCATTTTGTATTATCGACGATTTCTCTATTCAGTTTGATCGTGTTGTTGCTGAGAATGCTATAGAACAAGGAGGTAAGAAGAGAAGAAATAGAAAATCACGTCTTTCTGACAGTGAGGTCATGACAATACTCATACTTTTTCATATGTCAAGATATAGAGACCTCAAGTCCTTCTATCTCAAATATGTTCAGGTTCATCTTAAAAGTGAATTTCCTCAAACAGTCTCCTATAATCGTTTTGTGGAACTTCAAACTAAAGTGGGGCTAAAGCTTGTTATGTTTCTCAATATGTGCTGCTTAGGAAAGTGTACAGGTGTTTCTTTTATTGACTCTACTCCTCTAAGATCTTGTCATATCAAACGGGAAAGAACCCATAAGACTATGAAAGGTTGGGCACAGAAAGGTCGCTCCACAATGGGTTGGTTCTATGGCTTTAAACTGCATCTTGTTATCAATGACAAAGGAGAGATTATCACCTATCAGATCACGCCTGGTAATACAGATGACAGAGCTCCACTAAAGGATGACTCTTTCTCTAAGAAACTCTTTGGTAAGCTCATTGCGGATAGAGGATATATCTCAAAGAGTCTATTTGACAAGCTCTTTATTGATGATATACACTTGATTACAAAACTTAAGAAGAATATGAAGAATGCTCTAATGCATATTCATGATAAAATTCTCCTTCGAAAAAGAGCCATCATAGAAACCGTCAATGATCTCTTAAAGAATGTATGCCAAATAGAACATACGAGACATCGCAGTGTCAATAATTTCGTAGTCAATCTGGTTTCAGGATTACTTGCGTACAACTTGATGCCTAAAAAGCCTTCCTTAAATCTTGAAATTATTGATAAAGAGGCTCTTGCTATAGTTTCTTAA
- the lpdA gene encoding dihydrolipoyl dehydrogenase — MKYDVAIIGAGPGGYNAAALAAKNGLKTILFEENKLGGVCLNEGCIPTKALLYSANMLDSMRESKKYGITVEGELVPDYKKIVSRKQKIVRKLVAGVKQKMQGAGVEVVEAHAQLAGEQDGFIKVSANDTEYLAKNVILATGSATFVPPIKGLDEIDYWTSREALDAKELPKRILIVGGGVIGMEFVSVFNSMGCEVSVIEMMPKILGPMDSEISSMLQEEYEKRGVKFYLDTKVIGASKDGLTIELSDGTQEKLEGDQVMISAGRRSVVDGLGLETLNIEPNRGVPTNEYLQTSHPQVYAIGDVNGKSLLAHTAIREGEVAIKHILKGTGDPMSYAAIPGVVYTHPEIAGVGKTEDELKKEGVEYKSLSLAASYAGRFVVENESGNGLFKMLVDAKDGKILGAHMIGNPSSELIVIIGIAITEGLTVEQFRTHVFPHPTVGEIVHEALFEM; from the coding sequence ATGAAGTACGATGTTGCTATAATCGGAGCTGGTCCAGGAGGATATAACGCTGCGGCATTAGCTGCGAAGAATGGATTGAAGACCATCTTATTTGAAGAGAATAAGCTTGGAGGGGTCTGTCTTAATGAAGGGTGTATTCCTACAAAAGCCCTATTGTATAGTGCCAATATGCTCGATAGCATGAGAGAGTCTAAGAAGTATGGGATTACCGTGGAGGGAGAGCTCGTTCCTGATTACAAAAAGATAGTCTCTCGTAAGCAGAAGATTGTTCGTAAGCTCGTGGCTGGCGTTAAGCAGAAGATGCAAGGGGCTGGTGTGGAAGTTGTGGAAGCTCACGCACAACTTGCTGGTGAGCAGGACGGCTTTATTAAGGTTTCAGCTAATGATACTGAATACCTTGCTAAGAATGTAATACTTGCTACAGGGTCAGCCACATTTGTACCTCCTATTAAAGGTCTAGACGAAATTGATTACTGGACTAGCCGTGAGGCTCTTGATGCTAAGGAGCTGCCTAAGCGTATATTGATAGTAGGTGGTGGCGTCATAGGGATGGAGTTTGTAAGTGTTTTTAATAGCATGGGATGTGAGGTATCGGTGATTGAGATGATGCCTAAAATCCTTGGTCCTATGGATAGTGAGATTTCATCAATGCTCCAAGAAGAGTATGAAAAGCGTGGTGTGAAGTTCTATCTTGATACTAAGGTTATAGGAGCCTCTAAAGATGGCTTGACTATAGAGCTTTCTGATGGCACTCAAGAAAAGCTTGAGGGAGATCAAGTCATGATAAGTGCTGGTCGTAGATCAGTAGTAGATGGTCTGGGATTAGAGACCTTGAATATTGAGCCAAATAGAGGAGTTCCAACTAACGAGTATCTTCAGACTTCTCATCCACAGGTGTATGCTATAGGTGATGTGAATGGTAAATCTTTGCTCGCTCACACTGCTATACGTGAAGGTGAAGTGGCTATAAAGCATATCCTCAAGGGTACTGGTGATCCTATGTCCTATGCGGCAATTCCAGGTGTCGTTTATACCCATCCTGAGATTGCTGGGGTAGGTAAGACAGAGGATGAGCTTAAGAAAGAAGGTGTAGAATACAAGTCATTAAGTCTAGCGGCAAGCTATGCTGGTCGTTTTGTCGTAGAGAATGAGAGCGGTAATGGCCTCTTTAAGATGCTTGTGGATGCTAAGGATGGTAAGATCTTAGGTGCTCATATGATCGGTAATCCATCTTCCGAACTCATCGTGATTATAGGCATTGCTATCACTGAGGGTTTGACGGTAGAGCAGTTCAGGACCCATGTGTTTCCTCATCCAACAGTTGGTGAGATTGTTCATGAGGCCTTGTTTGAGATGTAA
- a CDS encoding DNA recombination protein RmuC: MDKKRELEKEVITLKEREKIQIQELSNAELQFKERLEEQKAQSTRLLEMHKDSFNLQMKTMEAQFESLSEKITKQRAEELSRSNSTSMNGIINPLKETIEKMEKSLKDNNEKGAERIGSLREQINSLVNHTTMIGNKADDLSNALRMKSKIQGNWGETILETLLQSEGLEEYIHYEAQKTIKDDQNRTLYPDFVIRLPDSRVVIIDAKVSLNAYSDYHAAEDETSKSAFLKSHINSVRQHVKELADKKYYKHMDKEFSTPDFVIMFVPIPGALQLALENDSKLYQEATKQGIFLSSTQSIMPILWVIKDLWTQTKQERNMEEIVRNAQHLLNRLANFFDDFEKIELSLEQAKKAYENADKKMRGQQSILVSAKRIKEAGIKLQNNKKLPDLLIDNENDGLPMIE; encoded by the coding sequence TTGGATAAAAAACGAGAGCTAGAAAAAGAAGTGATAACTCTTAAGGAACGTGAGAAGATTCAAATCCAAGAGCTATCCAATGCAGAGCTCCAATTCAAAGAACGACTTGAAGAACAAAAAGCACAGAGTACCCGTTTGCTAGAGATGCATAAAGACTCTTTCAACCTACAAATGAAAACAATGGAAGCTCAGTTCGAATCCTTGTCAGAGAAAATAACAAAGCAAAGAGCTGAAGAACTATCAAGGAGCAACAGCACTTCAATGAATGGAATTATCAACCCCCTGAAAGAAACCATTGAGAAAATGGAGAAAAGCCTTAAGGATAATAACGAAAAAGGGGCTGAGAGGATCGGTTCACTCAGGGAGCAAATAAATAGCCTCGTGAATCACACCACTATGATTGGGAATAAAGCTGATGATCTCTCTAATGCTCTACGAATGAAGAGCAAGATACAAGGTAATTGGGGAGAAACGATTCTCGAAACCTTACTACAGAGTGAAGGACTAGAGGAGTATATTCATTACGAAGCTCAAAAGACTATTAAGGATGATCAAAATAGGACTCTATACCCTGACTTTGTGATAAGGCTACCAGATAGTAGAGTCGTCATCATTGATGCAAAAGTATCACTTAATGCGTACTCCGATTACCACGCAGCTGAAGATGAGACCTCAAAAAGTGCATTCCTGAAAAGTCATATAAATAGTGTGAGACAGCACGTTAAGGAGTTGGCAGATAAGAAATACTATAAACATATGGATAAAGAATTCAGCACGCCTGACTTTGTCATCATGTTTGTCCCTATCCCAGGAGCACTCCAACTGGCACTCGAAAATGATTCAAAGCTTTACCAAGAAGCCACAAAGCAAGGAATATTCCTCTCTAGTACCCAAAGTATCATGCCTATCCTATGGGTTATTAAGGATCTTTGGACTCAAACCAAACAGGAACGAAATATGGAGGAAATCGTTAGAAATGCTCAGCACCTTCTAAATAGACTTGCGAATTTCTTTGATGATTTTGAAAAAATCGAGCTCAGCCTAGAGCAAGCAAAAAAGGCCTACGAGAATGCAGATAAAAAAATGAGAGGACAGCAAAGCATACTTGTCTCTGCTAAGAGAATTAAGGAGGCTGGAATTAAATTACAAAACAATAAAAAACTACCAGATCTTCTAATCGATAACGAAAATGATGGGCTACCAATGATAGAATAA
- a CDS encoding porin — protein MKKTFRIITATALILLGAHTVMAQQEHYTNEKSLAERVGLIEQKQDRFNLYLNSNMSADFLFNNDGFDHGNFNGRQLRIEARGNVTDWLSFRWRQRINRGNSGNGHIDNLPTSIDIAGIGLQMSDRWSLFLGKQCAAYGGIEFDLNPIEIYEYSNMIEYMSNFLTGVNIAYQVAPGQQLQFQILNGRNGAFEDTYSQLDGIREVKLPWVYTFNWNGTIAPFWSTRWSYSIMNQAKDDNRSYNMHYFALGNQFNFGKFGGFFDAMYSNEGLNRKFIIDSSKNVEYLSLVLKMNYRIDPNWNVFLKGMYETAGAANSEDDNKSTFFKYDTQMTSYGYFAGLEYYPFQDDGLHFFLTYVGRTHDINGLDKNVNTHRLSLGFIYQLPLF, from the coding sequence ATGAAGAAAACCTTTAGAATCATTACGGCTACGGCTCTCATCCTACTTGGAGCCCATACAGTAATGGCACAGCAAGAGCACTACACTAATGAGAAGAGCCTTGCAGAAAGAGTAGGACTGATAGAGCAGAAGCAAGATCGCTTTAATCTCTACCTCAATAGTAATATGTCTGCTGACTTCTTATTTAATAACGATGGATTTGACCATGGTAACTTTAATGGTCGCCAGCTACGCATTGAAGCGAGAGGTAACGTGACAGACTGGCTTTCATTTAGATGGAGACAGAGGATCAATAGAGGCAATTCAGGTAATGGTCACATTGATAACTTACCAACCTCCATTGATATAGCAGGGATAGGATTACAGATGAGCGATCGCTGGTCACTCTTTCTTGGTAAGCAATGTGCTGCCTACGGAGGTATTGAATTTGACCTCAACCCTATTGAGATCTATGAGTATAGCAATATGATTGAGTACATGAGTAACTTCCTTACCGGGGTGAATATTGCTTATCAAGTTGCTCCTGGGCAACAGCTCCAGTTCCAAATACTTAATGGTCGCAATGGTGCTTTTGAGGATACTTATTCGCAACTTGACGGTATCAGAGAAGTTAAGCTTCCATGGGTATACACTTTTAACTGGAATGGTACCATCGCACCTTTCTGGAGCACTAGATGGTCTTACTCTATTATGAATCAAGCCAAAGACGATAATCGCAGTTACAATATGCATTATTTCGCGCTAGGTAACCAATTTAACTTCGGTAAATTCGGTGGATTCTTCGATGCTATGTACTCTAATGAAGGGCTCAATCGTAAGTTTATCATTGACAGCTCCAAAAATGTTGAGTACCTTTCTCTTGTTCTTAAGATGAATTATCGCATCGATCCTAATTGGAACGTATTCCTCAAAGGGATGTACGAGACAGCAGGTGCAGCAAATTCTGAAGATGATAATAAGTCCACTTTCTTTAAGTACGATACTCAGATGACCAGCTACGGTTATTTTGCTGGGCTTGAGTACTATCCTTTCCAGGACGATGGCCTTCATTTCTTCCTTACCTATGTAGGGCGTACCCATGATATAAATGGGCTAGATAAGAATGTTAATACTCATCGTCTTTCACTAGGATTTATTTATCAACTTCCTCTATTCTGA
- the ansB gene encoding L-asparaginase 2 codes for MKLFNRISLLCLVACLSLTAMAQKPRLHILATGGTIAGAGVSATTSNYTAGQLAIGTLLDAVPQINDLAEVTGEQIVNIGSQDMSDEVWLTLAHRINELFDNDETDAVVITHGTDTMEETAFFLSLTIRQPKPVVLVGSMRSSTAMSADGPLNLYNAAVTACSPESAGRGVLVVMNGQILDAATITKTHTLDVATFKALNAGPIGYVYNREAHYVMNSGLPKAEQRIVFDVSNATTLPKVGIVYSYSNVEADMVEPMLENGYQGIVHAGVGNGNIHKNLFPVLQKARQNNILVVRSSRLPSGPTTLDNEVDDNANQFVASQTLNPQKARILLQLAILSGADWQKTQEYFNLF; via the coding sequence ATGAAACTTTTTAATCGAATCTCATTACTCTGCTTAGTGGCATGCTTGTCACTTACAGCAATGGCTCAGAAGCCACGTTTACACATTCTTGCTACTGGTGGTACTATCGCAGGTGCAGGCGTATCAGCCACAACCTCTAACTACACCGCTGGTCAGCTAGCTATTGGTACACTTCTTGACGCCGTACCACAGATCAATGACCTTGCAGAGGTTACTGGAGAGCAGATTGTCAATATCGGCTCACAAGACATGTCTGACGAGGTCTGGCTAACACTTGCTCATAGGATTAATGAGCTCTTTGACAATGATGAGACAGATGCTGTCGTTATCACTCATGGAACAGATACCATGGAGGAAACAGCATTTTTCCTTAGCCTCACTATTCGCCAGCCTAAGCCCGTTGTTCTTGTAGGATCAATGCGCTCTTCTACAGCTATGAGTGCTGATGGCCCACTCAATCTCTACAATGCCGCTGTTACAGCATGTTCTCCAGAAAGTGCTGGTAGAGGCGTTTTGGTCGTGATGAATGGACAGATCCTCGATGCTGCGACAATCACAAAGACACACACTCTTGATGTGGCAACTTTCAAGGCTCTCAATGCTGGTCCTATCGGATATGTGTATAATAGAGAAGCTCATTATGTTATGAATAGCGGGCTACCAAAGGCAGAGCAGCGTATCGTCTTTGACGTAAGCAACGCTACAACCCTTCCTAAGGTAGGCATTGTATACTCATACTCTAATGTAGAGGCTGATATGGTTGAGCCTATGCTAGAGAATGGCTACCAAGGTATTGTACACGCTGGTGTGGGTAACGGTAACATCCACAAAAACTTATTTCCAGTACTTCAGAAAGCACGCCAGAATAATATCTTAGTAGTACGTAGCTCACGCCTTCCATCAGGACCTACTACACTAGATAATGAGGTCGATGACAATGCGAACCAGTTTGTAGCATCACAGACGCTCAATCCACAAAAGGCTCGTATCCTATTGCAGCTTGCTATTCTATCGGGTGCAGACTGGCAAAAAACACAAGAGTATTTCAATCTATTCTAA